One stretch of Chryseobacterium sp. LJ668 DNA includes these proteins:
- the smpB gene encoding SsrA-binding protein SmpB gives MKIEKTVNILNRRARFEYEFIEEVEAGMVLTGTEIKSLRSSKASISEAFCQFIDGELYIINMMIDEYKLGTFYNHKTKRERKLLLHKRELLKFEKKLKDAGNTIIPLKLYINDKGKAKVLIALGRGKKLFDKRETIKDRENKRDLDRILKKS, from the coding sequence ATGAAGATTGAAAAAACTGTTAACATATTAAATAGAAGAGCACGTTTCGAGTATGAGTTTATAGAGGAAGTGGAAGCCGGAATGGTGCTTACCGGAACCGAAATAAAATCTTTACGCTCTTCTAAGGCATCTATCTCAGAAGCCTTCTGTCAGTTCATCGACGGAGAATTGTACATCATTAATATGATGATTGATGAATATAAACTGGGCACTTTTTATAATCATAAAACAAAAAGGGAACGAAAGTTGCTGTTGCACAAAAGAGAATTGTTAAAATTCGAAAAAAAGTTGAAAGATGCAGGTAATACCATCATACCTCTTAAACTGTACATAAATGATAAAGGTAAAGCCAAAGTATTGATTGCATTGGGAAGAGGTAAAAAACTTTTTGATAAACGAGAGACCATTAAAGATAGAGAAAATAAACGTGACCTCGATAGAATATTAAAGAAAAGTTAA
- a CDS encoding UDP-2,3-diacylglucosamine diphosphatase: protein MKRNVELVVISDVHLGTYGCKAKELLRYLNSIQPKTLVLNGDIIDIWQFKKSYFPKTHLKVIKKIISFATKSTDVYYITGNHDEMFRKFTDFELGKLKVINKLCLNLNEKKTWIFHGDVFDASVQHSKWIAKLGGKGYDLLIVINNLVNWILDKMGKEKYSFSKKIKNNVKKAVKYIGDFELTASELAIDNGYDFVICGHIHQPQIREVVTKKGSCTYLNSGDWIENLSALEYNCNEWNIFHYEEHQHLLKDDESEEIQDMNNSDLLKIVTQFT from the coding sequence ATGAAAAGAAACGTTGAATTGGTTGTCATTTCGGATGTACATTTGGGAACTTACGGATGTAAGGCTAAAGAATTGTTGAGGTATCTCAATTCTATTCAACCAAAAACATTGGTCTTGAATGGTGATATTATTGATATCTGGCAGTTTAAAAAGTCTTACTTCCCTAAGACTCATCTCAAAGTGATCAAAAAAATTATTTCATTTGCCACAAAATCTACAGATGTATACTACATCACAGGCAATCATGATGAAATGTTCAGAAAATTTACCGATTTTGAATTAGGTAAACTAAAAGTCATCAATAAACTTTGCCTAAATTTAAACGAAAAGAAAACCTGGATTTTCCACGGTGATGTTTTTGACGCGTCTGTGCAACATTCGAAATGGATTGCAAAATTAGGAGGAAAAGGCTACGATCTTTTAATAGTTATTAATAATTTGGTCAATTGGATTTTGGATAAGATGGGTAAAGAAAAATATTCATTTTCTAAAAAAATCAAAAACAACGTCAAAAAAGCAGTTAAATATATTGGTGATTTTGAATTGACAGCTTCCGAGCTAGCGATTGATAATGGGTATGACTTTGTAATCTGCGGACACATTCATCAGCCACAAATTCGAGAGGTAGTTACTAAAAAAGGCTCATGCACTTATCTAAATTCCGGTGACTGGATAGAAAATCTTTCCGCTTTAGAATATAACTGCAACGAATGGAATATCTTCCATTACGAAGAGCATCAACATTTGTTGAAAGATGACGAATCGGAAGAAATTCAGGACATGAATAATTCTGACCTTTTAAAAATAGTTACCCAATTTACATAA
- a CDS encoding YebC/PmpR family DNA-binding transcriptional regulator — protein MGRAFEYRKASKMARWDKMAKTFSKIGKDIALAVKAGGPDPEANPALRRCIQNAKGANMPKDNVERAIKKASGADAENYEEINYEGYGQGGVAFFVECTTNNTTRTVANVRATFNKFDGNLGKNGELAFIFDRKGIFSIDKSQIKMDWDDFEMEMIDGGAEDVEKDEEEVMITTAFEDFGSLSHKLDELKIEVKSAELQRIANITKEVTEEQFKANMKMLDRFEEDDDVQNVYHNMEITDELLDSL, from the coding sequence ATGGGAAGAGCGTTTGAATATAGAAAAGCTTCGAAAATGGCACGTTGGGATAAAATGGCCAAAACTTTTTCTAAAATCGGTAAAGACATCGCATTAGCAGTAAAAGCCGGCGGTCCTGATCCTGAAGCAAATCCGGCATTACGCAGATGCATTCAGAATGCAAAGGGTGCAAATATGCCTAAAGATAACGTAGAAAGAGCCATCAAAAAGGCAAGTGGAGCAGATGCGGAAAACTATGAAGAGATCAACTATGAAGGTTACGGACAAGGCGGTGTTGCTTTTTTTGTTGAATGTACGACCAACAATACAACCAGAACTGTAGCCAACGTTAGAGCGACCTTTAATAAATTTGACGGTAACTTGGGAAAGAATGGTGAATTGGCTTTTATTTTTGACAGAAAAGGAATTTTTAGCATTGATAAATCACAAATCAAGATGGATTGGGACGATTTTGAAATGGAAATGATCGATGGTGGAGCAGAAGATGTAGAAAAAGATGAAGAAGAAGTAATGATTACCACTGCTTTTGAAGATTTTGGTTCACTATCTCACAAATTAGATGAGCTCAAAATTGAAGTCAAAAGTGCAGAACTTCAGAGAATTGCCAATATTACTAAAGAAGTTACAGAAGAGCAGTTTAAGGCAAATATGAAAATGCTTGACCGTTTTGAGGAAGATGATGATGTACAAAATGTTTATCATAACATGGAAATTACAGATGAACTTTTAGATTCTCTATAA
- a CDS encoding OmpA family protein, with protein sequence MKNLKLGISALALTVASTVFAQTTNNPWLIGVGAHAENHKAQAGNFSNTFSATNLTKTMFNVNNFSITPPLSKLTVARNIGKGLVIDWQTTVGNVENQRFNMGKEFMLMTGLGFQAKAAGLIWNEESWFDPYLRVGANYLRHDYTALTFPRTDWRGESVSNGENGNENGKANFFAVAAGAGANFWLTKNFGLGIQGDYVTTPGDKSTVANFWQASASLNFRFGNRDRDKDGILDKDDLCPDTPGLPEFQGCPDTDGDGVPDKDDQCPEVAGPVENNGCPWPDTDGDGVIDKDDACPTVAGPAENNGCPWPDTDGDGILDKDDACPTVPGLPEYNGCPKPRIVTEKEIDEQVKSVYFDFNKATIKAESTPALDKAADIIKKDGGNYLLEGQTDAKGSEAYNLKLSRERAAAVVAALDARGVDANALKSIGVGEAKAKVSEKASDAERQADRKVVVKAIEDAAQWNAISKRDYEDAPVKKAPAKKKVVKKKK encoded by the coding sequence ATGAAAAATCTAAAATTAGGAATTTCAGCATTGGCGCTTACTGTGGCCTCTACTGTTTTCGCTCAGACTACCAACAATCCGTGGTTAATCGGGGTTGGTGCTCACGCGGAAAACCATAAAGCACAGGCGGGTAACTTTAGTAACACGTTTTCTGCTACAAATTTGACAAAGACAATGTTCAACGTGAACAATTTCTCAATCACTCCACCATTATCTAAACTTACTGTTGCAAGAAACATCGGTAAAGGTTTGGTAATTGACTGGCAGACTACTGTTGGGAATGTTGAAAATCAAAGATTCAACATGGGTAAAGAATTCATGTTAATGACAGGTCTTGGTTTCCAAGCTAAGGCAGCTGGTCTTATTTGGAATGAAGAATCTTGGTTTGACCCTTATTTAAGAGTTGGTGCTAACTACTTGAGACATGATTATACTGCTCTTACTTTCCCAAGAACAGACTGGAGAGGAGAAAGTGTTTCTAACGGTGAAAACGGTAACGAAAACGGTAAAGCAAATTTCTTTGCAGTTGCTGCTGGTGCTGGTGCTAACTTCTGGTTGACTAAGAACTTCGGTCTTGGTATCCAAGGTGATTATGTTACCACTCCTGGAGATAAGTCTACAGTTGCAAACTTCTGGCAAGCTTCTGCATCTTTAAACTTTAGATTTGGAAACAGAGATAGAGATAAGGATGGTATTTTAGATAAAGACGATTTGTGTCCAGATACACCAGGTTTACCAGAATTCCAGGGATGTCCTGATACTGATGGAGATGGAGTTCCAGATAAAGACGATCAATGTCCAGAAGTTGCTGGTCCGGTTGAAAACAACGGTTGTCCTTGGCCAGATACAGACGGTGACGGTGTAATCGATAAAGATGATGCTTGTCCTACAGTTGCAGGTCCTGCAGAAAACAATGGTTGTCCTTGGCCAGATACAGACGGTGACGGTATCTTAGATAAAGATGATGCTTGTCCTACTGTTCCAGGTCTTCCAGAATACAACGGATGTCCTAAACCAAGAATTGTTACAGAAAAGGAAATTGATGAGCAAGTTAAAAGTGTTTATTTTGATTTCAACAAAGCGACAATTAAAGCTGAATCTACTCCTGCTTTAGACAAAGCTGCTGATATCATCAAGAAAGATGGAGGTAACTATTTGTTAGAAGGTCAAACTGATGCTAAAGGTTCTGAAGCATACAACTTAAAATTATCTAGAGAAAGAGCTGCTGCGGTAGTTGCTGCTTTAGATGCAAGAGGTGTAGATGCTAATGCATTAAAATCAATTGGTGTTGGTGAAGCTAAAGCTAAAGTTTCTGAAAAAGCTTCTGATGCTGAAAGACAAGCTGATAGAAAAGTAGTTGTTAAAGCTATTGAAGACGCTGCTCAATGGAATGCGATCTCTAAAAGAGATTACGAAGACGCTCCAGTGAAAAAAGCTCCAGCTAAGAAAAAAGTAGTTAAAAAGAAAAAATAA